The genomic interval GAAATAGGGattgtttaattgagttttaaatacgggtagttttggaaaataaatgaatttttttttaaatttaggtAGCTAACTAACTTTATCCGAATTTTCTTAATCAGTGTAAATTAGGTAAAGttgacaattaaaaagaaacataaggagtatttgtttttataaaacattaatatgatTAAGAACACTCTATTGTGTGATGAAGCAATTCCAACCTTTattcccttaattttttttattatcatatttttcttttaatttatttatttctaaaaaatagGTTAACAATGTgcataaagaaaaattttgaaagataaaataaatctaaaaaaaggataaattaCATAATTGGTCACTGAAGTATGTCCCAATTTCTATTTTGGCCACTGAAGttcaaaaaattctatttgggtCACTAAACTTATTAAAACCTTCCAATCAAATCATCCAGATAGACGCCGTTAACAACAATCTGACTTGGCTTCCACCTCAGAAGGGCTCATGCCTTGTCAgctttcctcttctcttttttcccaTCAATGACACATGTTATTTTTCCCAGGTGGCTGGAAaaccctctcttcttcttcttcttcttcatttttcgtCTTATGTTCTCTTTTCCACCAATATCCCTAGATTTCTATTCTCTTGCTTATTAAACTCCGTGAAGGACATGGTATATAGTTGGAGAAGTCGGCAGAAATGGTGGTCGGAGTGATCGTCGGTCAAAACCATGACAACATGGATGGGGAGATGAAGGTAGGTCTTCTTTGTCTAGTTCTTAGTGATGGCATGACTGAATTAAGTGTGGGAAGGTAGGGAGGAGATAAAATTGTATAGGTTTCGGAATGGATTTTGTATAAGGTTTGTACATgtgaatttttatgtttgtcTTGATTGGAAGATGCATATGTTTGTTCTAGTGTGAGGATTTTTaatgtcatatttatttgtatatggTTTGGACATTTGATGATGCATAcattgttatgattttttttttttttcatgttctgATTTTTCTACAAAAAGATGCATGCATTTGttcaatgttttgtttttaattttttattttttgcttgataTATTTATTGAGTGCTCTACATTAAAAACTGGTTTTGTAACTCCATATCCTTAATGAGAAATTGGTTTTGGTTTGTacatgaaaatttatatatctatCTTAATTTGGTTAAAACAACTCACATCTTGCATTGCATCAAATTCTTGACTTTCAGCATGATTTATAGGATGGGAAGAACCCTACAGTTGAAAAATAATCTGGTAGATTTACATAGAAAAAAGCTAtagttttatatgaaaaaataatctgGGTGTAGTTAATGAAGAACCCTATAGCCATGTAGAAAAAGGTgtgagagaagagagaagaggaCATGAAAAGCGGCTAATGAGACATGAGCCCTTCTAAGGTGGAAGTCATGTCAAATTGCCGTTAACGATATCTGTGCCTGGGTGACTTAATTGGAAAGTTTTAATAAGTTtagtgatcaaaataaaattgtttaaaCTTTATTGATCAAAATAGGAATTGTGGCATACCTCAGTGACCAATTAtgtaatttacaaaaaaaacaattatgtaaaaaacaacacaattaaTTTCAGATAAACCAACAAAGCTCTCAATAAACAACACCCTCTCCATCCCACGTCATCAATCCAGGTATCACTGTAAGATTCATCGCAACCGTCAATTCCCTTTCGTCATCAACGGCCCACATTACCCCAAACATCACACATGGATCGATCCTTTCAACGAAGACCACGTATAAATATCACTCGCTCTTCGTTCTCTTGCTCTCATCTCCATCGCTTCTAAAGTCTCTTCTCAATATCCATCGTAGCAGAGCATTCCGATCATCGCCGGAGATGTCAGGGCGCGGCAAAGGCGGCAAAGGGCTAGGCAAGGGTGGAGCGAAGCGGCACCGTAAGGTACTCCGTGATAACATCCAGGGCATCACTAAGCCAGCCATCCGCCGTCTCGCTCGCCGTGGCGGTGTGAAGAGGATCAGCGGGCTAATCTACGAGGAAACCCGCGGCGTGCTGAAGATCTTTCTGGAAAACGTGATCCGTGACGCCGTTACCTACACCGAGCATGCCCGCCGGAAGACGGTGACGGCGATGGACGTCGTCTATGCTCTCAAGCGCCAGGGCCGCACTCTCTACGGCTTCGGTGGTTAGGGCAATCCTAATCATGGAATTAGAGAAGAAAAGGTCGTGTTTTTAgggattgaaaaccctaatttgtaGATCTCGATGTTGCTCTATTTTGTTAATAGTTTGAATGAAGCGccattttattttaagtttatgacttttttttttaattttaaataatttaaatttttggttggagttttattttttttagtaaaaattttaatataaaaaattaataatacagtaaaaaccatttaaaatataaaataaatattatttaaaactattataaataattatctctAAAAACGAGTAAAATATAACAGAGATTTTACAAAATAaccacaaaagaaaattttactcCTATTCATCATAACGACTAATCCTGAGTGTACACAATTTATTCCAAATagttatattgtataaaatatatttttcaaactaattactttaaaaaatttaaataaatatttacgaagtaaaaaagaaaaataaaaaagtaatactTAAACACAATTACTTGCTTTGTATTTTGTGCTCTTAATTTAAGTGgttcattcaaattttttttaaaaacacaattACAATAGTTTTTATAAACACAGAtgcttaaaattataaaaataattaaaaacatttattattaccCTTTTAAATGTCATCATcccataaagaaaaatattggaaTATCAAATTTCgaattaactaaaataaaaataaaaattaaaaatactattAGTGTTTGTTTTAAGAGGATTCAAAATTGAGGCCCTATTTAGTTTCCACAATGGAAATGAAAATAGAGGGAAAATGATGGAGTTGTGATATAGGCTATGTATGAGAATAGAGTAATATTTGGTTAGAGGAAATATAAATGAGAATAGAGAATTTAAGAGGTGATAAATGACTTTtgcaccatttgaatatttttgtttaaaaaatacagtttaatcattttttttataaaaataattatcaaattaaaagtgaataaaatttataaattcattataaatattatccatttgatatattaattattgtagatatttaaatttaaatttaattattttaaataaaaaataattattaatttaataacggataaaatttctaaatatattgtaaatattatctgattgaaatatttattaattgagatatttataataaaaaattaaatatttttatataaaaattaattgtcAAATTAAGAACTTATATAATTTCTTAGTTCATTCTAAATATTATCCATATAAAATACTCatcatttgatatatttataatcCATTTGTATATTTGAAAATAGTCAACTCAAGAGCAATGACAAATTCATCAATGATCTCAACGGGTGAAGTTTTGGTAAATTATAACTTTAGGGAGGAATGAAATAGTAAATTTAATAATCAGAATTGTTTAAATTCACCAATTTTGAGAGAATCATCATCTAAGGTTTATGGGTATTAATTCTTTTCTCATACTTTTCTAAAGTATTTGATGCATTTGTTCATATTCAAACTTAATGGGACATAagaatttgttttgtatttgttcatatttctaCCGAATAAAGGGTACccaatttgcaaaaataaataaataaataaataagaaaaaataataaaaaaagcattgtgaaaaacataaaatgatatttagattttcaaaaaataaaaaaactaagaatgtTTACAATTATTGGACTTACTAGAAGACGAAAATTTGAATAATTCCCTAAAACTTAGCTGTCtgcattaaatttattttccaaaCCTAACAAATATCAGCCACGGAATCTAAGATCACAATcacaataattcaaataaaaaaaaattcaatactttattattatataatggaCCAAAAGCTCGGCCAGTGAGGGCAAACGTCATCGAAACGCAATAATCGAGAACACCACGTGTCACTCCCTGATCCCTTCAGGATTGCGTCAATCTCGGATCTCAACCGTTGAAGCAAGCACGGGCACTCTTCTACTTCTATTTATTGAAGCCCAAGCCGAACAAAGAAAGCGcatagaaagagagagagagagagagagagaggaagaagagggaaGGGGATGCGAAGTTTCGTGGGAGGGAGGCTGAGAATTTGGTTCCTTGGAAGTCTTCTTTTGGTGAGAGGTCGGTAtctatctctatctctctaTCTTTGGCTCTCTATTTCTCCGTCTTTTGCGACTTTTTACTCTGTGATTTTACTCAGAAGTTTGCTTCTGGTTCACTGGAATCTTCTTCACTCTTGTCTTCTTATTGATCTTAGTTGCTTGATTCTCGATTAGGTAATTATCGTTGCTGCTTCGGtggcttttgtttgttttgtttttcattaagTGATCTTTGGAAAAGGggttgatttgatttgatttgatttgattttttttttgggttctgTGTCCTTTTTTGATGTTGTTATGTTGAAGAAGTTTGGATTTGTGAGTTTTTGAGAAAAGGTGGGATTTTTAGTGGAGTGTTGGGGTTTGCTTGGTTTTCTGGGTGTTAACGTTAGATCCCTTTCGCGATCGCTCATCAAGAGCGAGGTTGTGGGTTCATGAATCTTTTTGGTTGCGTCTGATTTGATGGTAGGGCACGATCGACTTCGAAAATTTTTTCGATTGTtaaagttggatttttttttttttgggtcacGTTTTTGGGCAAAATTAGGGATTATATTTGGAGAAACAAAGGGAAAATGGTTAGAGGGGTTTATTTTCTAAAGgattgtcaatttttttttgatgaatgtATACTCGTCGAAAAATCTGATAATTTGTTCTTAGGGTTCCGCCTTCTTTTGGTGAAGGTAGACAGTGTCAAAACTTTGATATTTCTCTGCTTATcctggatttttattttttgatccatttatttttaagacGAACTCAAAAGAAGAGTGGAGGGCTCTGCTTATGTTTGGTGCCATGTGGGAACTTCCACTATTGTcaagataaaatttttatgcCGTAGTGTGATATAGTTGAATTCGGTTTGAGTTTGAGCTTTCTTTCCTAAGTAGTCgaaattttggtttttagaTTCTGACGACTCTTTCGGTGTTAGATCTCTTACTTTGTATGTTGGATTATCTTCTGATCTTGTGGCATGATGTTATGACCGGACTGAGATCTGTAAGTGTAGTTTCAGATGTGTTCCTGTTTTAATTTTCCTTATAAGGGATTCTTTTAAAGGCTAAAGGTGCAGTCTGTACTACCATCGGAGTTCCTTAGTTTCTGCTGTTTGGTTGGTTTGTGCTGGTGAAAGATAtgcttttgttttctgtttCCTCACCTATTGTTTggtttgaaaatatgaaagatgAAGTCTCAATTTTTGGATATGTAATTGTTAAACTTCACGGAAGTATTTGTGTGCTTTTGATGTGGGACCTGGTCTTTAATCTCTCTATGTGGTTGTGATGATTGACCCATCTGAATGCTCTAGCGCGTTTTGTGTGTTTCCTTAGTAAGTATCTAGCTTGTCTTAAAAGTTCATCAGGGAAGTTAGTTTTGCTAGCTAACATGGTGGAGGAAGAAtatgttataaaatataaagttgGGCACTGGCAATTTGTGTCTTGGATCTCGATTTAGTAGGTTAATCTCGGATGGTCATGTCAACACTTTTTTTTGGTGTTGGAAATGTTTGGGGTTCTTTTGAAGGTTTACGGTTATCTTGCCAAGTGACTGCTgtaatttgatttctttgtgaATAGGCTGTTGCCAATTTTTGTTGCTTAAGGTTGGTGTTTTTCAAGTTTTAGTTGGAGATCATTTAAATGGTGGTGTTGACCATAGATAtaacatatctttttttttatttttttataattattattttattattattattggataCATGATTTATTGTTGCTAAATCAGTGAATATGGCGCTGATTGTAGTCTTCCACTGATGGACTGTCTTCAGGGTGTTATTACAATTGGGTTAGAGCTGTTTCCAAACTTATAGTTAGGAGTTGGTTAAAAGGAAGATTTGCTGATGTTTAGGGGGTTTTGATATTCTGATGAATATAGCACATGCAAATTGCTAATTATAATCATCTGCTTCTATTTTTTGCTTCTCACATTTGCCATAGGCTCATATGCTggtgttattgtttcattttcatcttcTGAGTTATCAATTTTGTTACTGCTACCACATTTGAGTTGTGATACATTTTCTATGATGGCCATCATTTGTGCAATTTGCCCCtcttatttaatgtttttttgaaatataaaggGAGATGTATCTGGTGCTTTGCTTTCCAGTCAGTTGTGATTCATTTCCTTGACATCTTTGGTGAAGATAGTGGAAGATGGctgatattttaaattttttccaaGGGGGCGGTTATTTTGCACTGAAAATATGCATCTTAGGTGTTTCAAGTTCCATTAGTGTCTGTATGGTTTGCAGGATGGTATTGACTAGTAGAGAGGGATGGTGTTCTTGAGGCAGAGATGGAACTGGGAGAAAGGAGTCTATCAGAAAcagaaaaagtttttcattcTCTCATACTTTTAAAACAATGTGTGCTCGTCACTTGCTATCTATGTTTTTGTGAGCATTTGaatatgctaatatatatatatatatatatattctatgcAACTTCTGAATTCTATGTTCCAAGATGTTGATTAACACTTTAATAGAGCACTATCGCTAAATATTCACCGTGTTCTTTGTACCTGTCAaagtatatgttttttaaacttTGTTAATTCGGTGTCTTTGCTGGGTTTTGGCTGGCTAATTTGTTCATCCACATTCTTATGCAGGCAGAACTGTGATGAACATTGGAGCATCGTTGTTCTATGCTTGAAGGTTTGTGGAAAAATAGCCTTTACTGCCAGTTCCAAACAAAACCTGTACTGCTTAAATTGCAGAGTAAATTAAAATCCTGTCGACTTTAGGTTGATATTATTCAACCTTGACTTGAGGAGATGTCAGAAAAGGTGTTATTTTCTTCTGTCAATATATAGCCTGCTTGAATCTTTATTAGCATTAATGGTAaaggtcattttttttttcccttttttattttttgcagatAGAATCCAGTGTTCAAGACCAGCAGTCCAATAACACAGTTGCTGGGATTCCGATCAAGAAAAGGCTACTTGCTTGGACTAAGTCTTCATCATCTCCTTCTGGAGTGTTGTCTTGTAAGACTGAAGGCTCAGGGTCATCTGCTAAAAAGCCTATTCTCTCAGAAACAGACCCTACACAAGTGAAGAAGGCCAGGAAACATTCTATTGAGCCAGCTATTGATATAAAACTTGTTCCGCCTGGGTGTCAGCACGAAGCTGTTGGTAAAGGAGGCTTAAATTTAGTCTTGGGACATGACAAGGAAGCTGGCAAGATAGACGAACCAACAATTGACAACCAATCTATGTTCCCCCAGGGATTGCAGTCAGAGTTTAGGGTACCACCTCACTTGTCTGCTGGGGAGAAAAATACCGAAGACAAAGTCATTTTAAACAGTAAATCCGCATTGCCAGGAGCTTGTAAGGTAGAAGAACCAGCAACTGACAACAGCTTAATACCCCCCCAGGAATTGCTATCAAAGGTAAGGGCACCTTCTTACCTGCCTGCAGTTAAGGAAAATGCTGAGGGAAAGAATATCCCAAATTGTGATTCCACATGGCAAGGAGCTTCAAAAATCACTATATCAACAGGGACATCATTGGGCCATCCCTTGATGGTAAATGGAGTTACACCACCTTCCACAGTGTTATCTGGACTATTTAATGATGGACGACATTTAGATGGGATCTCTGTGAAAGTAGAAAAAATGGATAGCTGCTCACAAAGTCTGCCTTTGGTAGGACAATATAGTCAGCTGAAGAAACAAAGTGAGTCTGAAAAAGCCAAGTCTTGCCATGAAAATAGGTTGAATTGGGACTTAAATACCGTTATGGAGGCTTGGGAGGGATCCTCTGGTGAGTCAACAATGAACCATGAGGATACAAATAATTTAGGCCTTGTGGATAAATGTTCTTTAGCAGGGGTACATATGGAAGCTAACAGAACTGACCTTACAGTAGGGCAAAGCAGTACTGTAGACACTGACCATAAATTCCAACCTGTCCACTTTATCTCTGTCCACTAGTGAGCATTTTAGTTCTCGTGCTGGCCTTGATTTGCAGCTTAGACCTCCTTGTAAGGCAAACTTAGGCCTTAATTTGGGAGTCTCTAGTCATTTGGCTGAGTTAAATTCCATTCCAGAGATATCTGAACTAAGTTTATCCTTATCAGGCAATGTAGACTTTGAAGCCTCTGGGTCAGGAAAATCTAAATCTTTTGATGAGAAGAGTCAAAATACCACCAAAGAAGTTAATTTGAGCAGTACAAAGATAATAGGTTCTCGACCAATAAAATGTGAGCCATGTGACGGGAAATTTCATGAAGCTCCCAACTCGGCCTCCTCCAGTAATATGCAATCAGCAACTTCCAGCAACTCAAAGATTACTAGCGTGAGTGTTGTGAAACCAGAACCCCGTGAAGTGCCTTCTCAACAAAGTCGCGAGGAACCCACACAGCTTCTCTCTGGTGAGTTTGACAAGAATAATTTTGTTTCCTCTGGCACATGTGTAGCTGAAAATGCTAAGGCGATGGATTTGTTTTCAGACCATGCTAAGATCGGACTTGTTTCCGGGATTTCCACTAATGCAGATAATACCTCCTCTGTTACTACTGGTGTTGTGGGTATGGATACGAATCTACCATTACAATCCCTTGCTCCCGATTGTGGGACGGCACATTATTCTGGAGGAGTACGAAATGATGCTAATGAGTCTTGTAATGAAAATAGAGCTTTTGGTGAAGCTTCGGGCAATCTATTAGAATCTGCAGTTGCCCAAGTGAAGGATGTGAATgctgcttgtgaagcttttgaATTGGTTGCTGTCACCTCAAGTTTGCCTGTAGAACATATTGGTTCTGATGACAAAGGATCTATAACAACTAATGATTTATCTCTGGTTATTGGAACAACTGGTTCTAATGATGATAAGCTAGCTACACATGAGACTAGTGTTATTGAAAACAATGAAGAGAAGAATAGTTTCATATCAGTTTGATAAAAGTTCACATCATGCCATAGCTGAAACTGATGAACATGAacataaaacacataaatttgGTGATGTTGATGGTATCAAAAAACCTGCTCCCAAAGAAGGTGAGCGTGGTGATGATTTTGAAGACGGTGAAGTTAGAGATCCAATTTTACATGCTGAAGGTGGAGATCGTGTTTTACCTGGTGAGGATTCATCGGAGAAAAGGGAGGCTAATCAGCTAGATGGTTCCACTGCTGTGTTAGATGTTCCATTGAAGATGCCATTGGATGAGGGTGTGTCGGAGATAAAAGTAGAAAATCCTGAGGAGTCCAAAATTGTTGATGATAGCTTGTGCGCTGATGAGAGAGATTCATGTATCAGTACAGCAGATAATCAGCAAGTAGTTTCCGCTGTTGGGTGTTTAAATGTGACTACTAGTAAAAAGCAGGTCACTAAAACCACTCAAAAATTTACAGTTAACAACATGGTGAATGAAAAAGGCTGTGAAACAAAGTCAAACCCCAAAAAAGATGCTTTGGTTTCGTATTGATAAAGGCGGCAATGATAAGTCGAGTAGCACTCCAGAGAACTCAAAAGGACTTGACATGATTCTTGAGAAACATCTACCAATAAAGGATGCTTCTTTGATTGTGAGGGAAAGTGGGAAGGAGAAACATAGCAGAATTATAAAGTTGACTTCAGCCACAGATAGACCGTCATATGGTAAGGTAAAATCTAATGACAATAAATCTCCATTGATGCAATCTGAGGAAGATAAGATGACTGATAGGCCATTCATGAGGATTAAGCCATATTTTCGGGAGACAAGGTAACCTCCTCTTCCTACTCATCCTATGTATCCTGTGTTTAACTGGTTTATTAGCAtcttattttccattttttttttttttaactttttatatcttcttattgcAGAGATGGATTCTGCAAAGACAGATACCAAAAGTTCACCAGTGACAGGAATCAAGATCAATATTCTGGCAAGCACAGATCGGACTTGATACGTATGACGGAACGGGGCAACACCCATCCTGATGGTTCACATGTGTTTCATCGGTTCAAGAAGTCGACCAGTATGCGGTATCCCAGGCATAATAATTCATCTGAGATTGGGTATATTCCACCGGATTGTAGGGTGGTCAGAAAGCATGGCGAGGATGAATCATCAAATCTCTCTCGTCTTCCTTCCCGAAGGAGGTCTCCTGGCCCTGTGGATAGGGAAGGACATCCAGTGATGGGCGTCCAAGTGGCTGGTCGTTCTTTTATCAGCCCAGGTAGGTGCATTGCCAGGGACATTCCTGATTCACTTCCACTCAATGCTGATGATAAGCGATTGAGGGGTCTGCCAGATGTTATGGGGGATCTTCCCCTCCGGGCACAACATAGGCTGCAATTTGAGCGAGAAGAAAATGCTTATATAAGAAGAGAAAGGAGGAGCTTGTCACCCAGACCTAGAAGAGGGATTCCTTTGCGTTTCCGCAATGAATGTTCTCCTCACCAGTGGTCTCCACCAAGAAGATCTCCTAATATATATGAGGGGCATCCAGAGCTTGGCCACATAAGATCTCCGCCAATTTTAACTCATGACAGGATGAGATCTCCTAGGCAACGCCCCTACTTTCCAGAGGATGTCATTGTGAGAAGACCTGGATCCCCCCAATCTTTCATGACTCGAATGTCTGATGATGGAAGAGAGATACATTTGAGAAGAAATGATTGCATGAGGCCTGACAGGGTTCTTGAGAGGAACATGCAGAGGTTTGATACGATTGACCCTCGAGAAACTACTGAAGAAGAATATTTAGAACATCTTCATTATAACCAATTTTGTGAACTTTCTGGAGGAGATGAACGTGTTGATGTTAGGAGGATATGTGAAGAAAGACGAGGTTTTGTTCGTCCCATTAGGCAGCGTTTCAACGCTagcgaggatgagggtgatggtCCTCCTCCTTTCCGTTTTAGGCCTGAGGCAATGGAGGGCTTTTCTGAGAGAGGTGGTTCTAGGGACTTCAATGGGCATATACAAAGCCGACTAGGCAATGTCCATGATAGACTGCATGGCATTAATGAGCGGGAGCAATATCACGGTCGCCAGGGGTGGTCGGAAGCTGATTTTGCTGGTGTCAGACCCAAGAGACGGAGAATGTAAGTCCCTGTCTCAGttatttaatgaaacaaaatttaacGACAGAAGCCTACCAAGGCATTACCTACTCTACCATCTAGAAATTCAAACGGCGGTTGACTAAAGCTTTGATGCATACCAACAATCAAACAATCAGAAATCTTGTGCAACAATTATACATCGAGGGTGGGTGTGGAATAATGAATTAGCTGACTTCATAAGTCAACATTTTTCTTGGCGCATTGCTATAATAGCTGTTATTTCTTGTTTATTTCAGCTAAATACAAAGTCTGCTGGAATGCAACATGCGGCCGGAATAAACCAACCGTGATGagtttcagtttttttttaatcttaagcAGGGATTTTTCTTATCTTAGAAGATGAAAAGTCTTGATAATTTACAAGTTACTAATTTTACTGTGAATGCAACAAAGATTGAAGGAACAAAGAGGAAGATGGATCTCAGTCTGTTCTTATGGTCTGCTATAATGTTATATGGTGTTTTAAAAGTAGCTTGTTGACTCTGTTTTGGAGAGTGAAAGAGAGTTTGGATTTGGTTGAAAGAGTGGTTGAATGGAATGGTTGGCTGATGCTCTAGTAATTTGCTGCAAATGGGGGACCTCAATAGTGTTTTGTGGATTTTGCCTGCTTGGCTTTTTAATTGGATCCTCTTTTGAAAAAGGTGTGGTGCTGCCCTTCACATGTCAATGGTATGTGACTGTTATGTGACTTAATAATTTggctaaattataaaaaaaaaaaattggggaaATTAAGTTATTGATGTTATCTTATGCTTCTTCAAAGATGTTATTAATGGTACTATTTTGATGAagcaaaaattattattattattattattattcttagtACTTGAAACACACTCATTTACTCTAATCAAGGGCAATTTTTATAGCATAATTTAATAACGATA from Dioscorea cayenensis subsp. rotundata cultivar TDr96_F1 chromosome 7, TDr96_F1_v2_PseudoChromosome.rev07_lg8_w22 25.fasta, whole genome shotgun sequence carries:
- the LOC120264559 gene encoding histone H4; the protein is MSGRGKGGKGLGKGGAKRHRKVLRDNIQGITKPAIRRLARRGGVKRISGLIYEETRGVLKIFLENVIRDAVTYTEHARRKTVTAMDVVYALKRQGRTLYGFGG
- the LOC120265338 gene encoding uncharacterized protein LOC120265338, giving the protein MTNSSMISTGEVLKERERERERKKREGDAKFRGREAENLVPWKSSFGERQNCDEHWSIVVLCLKIESSVQDQQSNNTVAGIPIKKRLLAWTKSSSSPSGVLSCKTEGSGSSAKKPILSETDPTQVKKARKHSIEPAIDIKLVPPGCQHEAVGKGGLNLVLGHDKEAGKIDEPTIDNQSMFPQGLQSEFRVPPHLSAGEKNTEDKVILNSKSALPGACKVEEPATDNSLIPPQELLSKVRAPSYLPAVKENAEGKNIPNCDSTWQGASKITISTGTSLGHPLMVNGVTPPSTVLSGLFNDGRHLDGISVKVEKMDSCSQSLPLVGQYSQLKKQSESEKAKSCHENRLNWDLNTVMEAWEGSSGESTMNHEDTNNLGLVDKCSLAGVHMEANRTDLTVGQSSTVDTDHKFQPVHFISVH
- the LOC120264976 gene encoding uncharacterized protein LOC120264976, producing MKKAVKQSQTPKKMLWFRIDKGGNDKSSSTPENSKGLDMILEKHLPIKDASLIVRESGKEKHSRIIKLTSATDRPSYGKVKSNDNKSPLMQSEEDKMTDRPFMRIKPYFRETRDGFCKDRYQKFTSDRNQDQYSGKHRSDLIRMTERGNTHPDGSHVFHRFKKSTSMRYPRHNNSSEIGYIPPDCRVVRKHGEDESSNLSRLPSRRRSPGPVDREGHPVMGVQVAGRSFISPGRCIARDIPDSLPLNADDKRLRGLPDVMGDLPLRAQHRLQFEREENAYIRRERRSLSPRPRRGIPLRFRNECSPHQWSPPRRSPNIYEGHPELGHIRSPPILTHDRMRSPRQRPYFPEDVIVRRPGSPQSFMTRMSDDGREIHLRRNDCMRPDRVLERNMQRFDTIDPRETTEEEYLEHLHYNQFCELSGGDERVDVRRICEERRGFVRPIRQRFNASEDEGDGPPPFRFRPEAMEGFSERGGSRDFNGHIQSRLGNVHDRLHGINEREQYHGRQGWSEADFAGVRPKRRRM